GGGTCAGgaaatattctttatattttgTCCTTGCGTTTACTGTGCGGCTAAACGAGCCCAAGagtgtttttagtttttaatcgATGTGTGATTTTTTTAAACACCCCATCCCCCCACCCGCAGCCAGTCAAATTGAATCGTATTTCGTATTGTGTATTATATGCAGATTCCAACTTAATTTATGCTTTAGTTTataatgatttaaaattataaatatatagaaagcAGCGTCGCGGACAGCAGGAGCATACTCAAAATGAACACGGATATTTTATAAGGAACTTTTGGCAGCTGCTTGTTTTAAGAATGCCTGCGTTGATTATTTGTACACCAATGTGAAGGAACATCAATGAATTCTTCGGCCAACCGGGGTATTTTTTACCAGTATCCAAGTAAGCAGCACATTCTAGTTTGAGACGTAGAAAAATCTCAACTGTATACAATACTACATAGCTATGGTACCGAGCTAGGATCTAAGTCCTTATAAAAGCATTTACGATATACCCGAAAATGACGcatataccaaaaataaaccagaGATCAAACACTCATCTAAAATAACTGTGCAGCATTAGTTTGTAATAATTGTAATCACTGTTTAGTTGTAGTTTATTGTTCTTTTGACATTTACATACGACCATCGACCAGCACTAACAAGATTTCTAATGTAACACCAACATCCGCAGTTTGTGTCCCTAGAACTGTTCCCAATAAAGCTAACCGATATGCATAAGTAATCAATCGAGTTCGCTTCCCAGTCCCTCCACGCTCAGCGTAAGCTGTTTCAGTGCCTGCTTCGCCACAACGCACAGCACTCCCTCCTGGGAGCTCTTGTCCTCGAACTCCAGGATCTGCACACACTCCGTCAGCAGATCTATGGCGTCCACGAGGCGCGCTCGCAGCTCACCGCCCTTCAGCTTGCCGGCAATGAAGCCACTCTTGGCCAGGAGCACCAGTGGCACGTGCAGCTCGTAAAGATTCATGGCGCGTGTGCGACTCAGACCCGGTTCGAAGGTGTTCAGCACTCTCAGCACTTGGCGGCAGAGCTCTGCCTTGCGCTCCAACTGGTGGTCCGGCAGCTGTACCATCTCGTAGCCCTGGACTCGCCCGTACATCTCGATGAGCAGCTGCCTCAGCCCAGTGGCTATGAAGTGCAGCGGATGCAGCAGGGATTTGTACTTGCGCAACAGTCGTTCGACCTCCTCCAGCCGCTTGGCGGCCATGGGCAGCGCCTGCACAGCATTTACCTCGGCTTGGAGCGATTGCAGCATCGACAGTGCCTCCACGTTGCTGGTGTCGGAGCCACAGCTCGCGCAATTCCAACTGGTGTCCGGTTCTGTGTGGTGGATTAAATGCTTGGTCAGCTAATCACTTTCTTGAGGACCTTTTCCTGCTCACCTGTAGGCTGCCTGGGTACCTGGAATCCCTCGGCGCACTGACCACACTTCAGGCTGGAGAAGTGCGTCCCCAATTCCGTGGGATCCAGACAGCGATCGCATTGGCAGGTGAAGAACTTGCCCTGCTTCAGGTGCTTCTGTCTCTGGGCAGTGCCATCCAATGTGTAGGTATAGCTGTGGTGCAGGGCCTGACCCTCCTCCAGATCCACCATGGCACGCAGTCTGATTCTTTGGGAGAAAACAATTTGGGTTACGTCTGGACAGTTGGCACTTGGATACTGGATATAGACAGACTTATTTTAGGCGTGCAGCAGCGGAAATGTAATTCTAGACTTTAAAATTTGGGAGCGGAATAAATCTACTGTAACTCACTTGTATCCCTCGCTGGGATAGATGCTCCTGGATGTGTTGGGCACGCAGTTGTGGGCCAGAATGCCGGTGTAGGGGAAGAGACACCGCAGTGGATAGCCCTTGGGGCTCCGCGCCTCAAAGGCGTTCACCTCCAGCACACCGACCACCTGCATGATCAGCTCCTCGCTGAATCGGGAGGCCAGTTTGCAGGGACCGCGCAAATACTGAGCGATGTTCACGCGATCTGCATGCCACACATCGGCGTCCTTCTTGCGCTCCTCCTCGTGGTGCTCCATGGGTGCCACCTCGTTGTCCCATCGCTCGGGATTCGCCTCCTTGGCCAGCAGAACCCTGAAAGTAGCAAATTCGATAGGTTCTTCTAAATATGCATGATTTGGAGCACAAGTACAGCTTGCATATAACTAACTACATTAAATGGaaggtattttctttttataattacTAATAAAATCTGTTTGtctataattattaatttgaaaCCCCACATGAGCGGATAAAATAGTGACGCTATCAGTTCGTTCGGTGCCTGGGTCTATTTTTGTTCCTCCCACTGGGCTTCACCTGAGCGGCATAATACAGTCCAATTGCGGGCAGTGGCTGCTCCCGCTGGGCAGTGGGAAGAATCGTGCCCGCGCATCCTTCAGCTCACGGCACTCCTGCTGGAAGTGGACATTATCCGCTCGTTGGGCGCACTCCACGCACAGCGGCCAGCCACATTCACTGCAGAGCTCCTCCTCGGGATCCGGATCGGTTTCGTAGCATCCCAGACACACCACCGGTCCATTGCACTTGGGTCCCACGGCAAAGGGCTGCTCCTCGATCAGCAGACCGTGGGCAAGAGTCGCTCCCTTGGCCACCAGATAGCGTCCGCAGACCGGACTCCACTGAACCGCCGTCCGATTCACCGACAGCGTTGGCGGCGATGTCATTTCGCTGACTGATGCCGGCTGGCCGAACTCAGATCTCAGATCTCATATCATGGGCAAACCTCACAGATGATGCCACTACATGGCTACATTTTCGCCTGCTCCGACATAAAGCATCAAATTTGCGGGCACAGTGGGCAAGCAGATAAATTAGCTGAACAATTCTAGTTTCTAATTCTAGTCAACCAGTTGTTTTAGTTAATTTAGTAGAGAGCTAACTTCTATTTGtattgataatatttaattttgagcTATAAATTGATCATAACTTAAGTAATTACCTTGGTGCAACCTTTGTTTTCCGCTATAAGGTCCATCCTAATACAAATCTTAAGTTGCTGGGCTTCTTAGTTCTTTTTCTATGTACTAGTTACCCATCTATTTTAACATAAGCGATGGATTAGTAAACACACATTATTAAAGTAATAATTCACAGTGCTTTAAAATACATTGTGCTAGGAAATCTATAACAACATTGATACCCATTATTCTGGAGTCTTTTTTACAGCGGAATGTTATTGTATTGACTTATTTAAAGATTTGTATCCAGATACCTCTCCTTgagtaatattatattatcttTACTAAACATAATACTTCAATTTGGCTATTATCTGAACTATTAGCCCCACTGTCCCCTTCACAGTGTTGTGGATCCATCCATCCGCCTTCTTTGACGTCGTCGCCATGAGAATCGGTATCTGCCGGCTCGCATGCGATCTCCGAGAAATGGGCCGCGGCTGCCAAGCTGCCAAAACTAATATTCTGACAGAACGCCCAGGCTGCCCCAGCAGCCCCGGATGCTCCGGATTTCccagcaccatcaccatcaccccCGCCCCGCTGGAGCGCCCTCGAACTAACCTCAATATGGTTATGCAATCCAACTGCGGGCAGACGCCATCATCGCTCACATTCCCGGCGAAAGTGACACGTGCGGCGGAGAAGACCTGGCACTCTCCGCGGTGCTCCGTGACGTCTTCGTCGTCGGCACACGATCCGCACAGCGGCCAATCGCAGAGTTCGCAGCGGTCCAGCGAATCGCCATCCTCTCCGAACTGCAGGAACTGGTAGCATCCGAGGCAGACGATGCCGCTGTCGCGCTTCGGTCCGCGGGCGAAgggcagctcctccagcaccAGCTCGCCCCGCTCCACGGAGCACGAGGTGGCCAAACAGCGTCCCAGCAGGGCGTCCTCCTGCAGACGGGCCTTCAACATTCTGTCGCCGCACGGCAAATGCACTGGTCGCGATTTTAGCCCATCCGATTGGGATTACTCGGTCGATTGGCTGCCCTGCACGAGTGCACGCAGATTCATCTAAAAATAAAGGCGATGCACTTGATTGGTGTCAATCAATAACGTTGTAATATATTgcattttgattgcttttggcattttacttctttaaaaacatatttacttGTTTATAACAGTCAAACTCTTACTTCCAGAAAAAAGGCTTTTTTATAAACTCTATGAAGACTAGCTAATTGTTCTTGGGATAaggaatttttttaaaagaaagattgaactgcaattaaaataataattttaaataaccgTTTGCCTTTGAATTTCCGTTACAAAAGTGTGACCATAAGCCACAGAGAGTGTTACCAGACAACACGACTGCTTCCTGTTTTAGGCAAATCCCATTGGAAGAATTTCCGTCGCTGGTAACACTAAGGCACAGAATTACAAAATTTTGTGGTGTACGTTTGTCGTGGTTGTCTCTGTTCCTCTGCGTTTCGCATTACACTCTAACCAAACTAAAACTCATCAAAAGTAAGTAGTGCAAAAGCCAAACACCCTAAAAATTCGCTGAATTGTAATGGATACCCCTATGGGCGAAAGGAAAATCAGGATTTTCGGTGCCAGTGATTTCATAACctcgaaatgaaaaaattgcaAGTTAGACACGCGCATGAACGAAAAGCAGAAGGGCTCAGCACTTTTTTGCTGGCTGACGAAAAGCAAGGTTGTTATCACTAAATGTCACACTAATTAATTGATAATTCAGAAATTTAAAGGGGATATTAAGCCGGTCAGctatcacacacacacacatgcacacctCACGCACACCAATGCCTTCACAGTTCATTGGCAGCAGCTGCCggcgaaaaaaaagagggCAAAGAAGCAGAGAAAACGATGGAAAAGTGCCTGGCGAATTTCTGTTACGTAACGCATTTCGCAGCCAATGTGTTTGCGCTCTcgtttaaattgttttgatcAATTCCGTTCGTTATCGCCATGTTGCCATCCACCAGTCAGCAGCTCGCtcaataaacattttcgaTATCGCTCTCCACCGTTCTTGATCgccgttttgtttgtttgtggtCATGTGAGGTGGGTGCACTTAGCGATTATGGGTGGTATTTTCGTGACGTCAGTGACGTCACCTGGAAAATCAATAGCCCACCTTTTCGTGCTGCTACTCACTTAGCTTCTCATTTTCCCCCATCGATTTCCCTGCTGTTATGCAACTAGCGAACCAAATGCGCTGCACATCCATACAACGACCCATCCACCCACTTTTTAACACGCTTGTCAAGGTCATCATCACCGAGATGCTGATTCATTTGCACCGGGATATCCACCTgatagtatttttttttcaatagctAGTGACCAGGTTATATCACCTGACTTCCGGAAGAATAAGAGCTCATCTCATTTATCGTTTGGCTGCCGGCCATAAAGACTTTTGTCTGCTGTTCATAATTTTCCGCCTTGATTGCCGTGATTTTTCCCCACCACACCACTACACCCCAGTGTACaagcataaaatatatatttatatttatatcataTCTATATATCAACATTAATTAGATATTTTGGGATATTTCCGatgttttaaattgaatatttgttACGCTGGAATTGGAAACAAATTCAACGCGACTAATATTCCTACCGCGACTGTGTGTCGCATTCCTGACGTCACGCAAATAGAAACAGCGAAGCAGAGACCAAAGCAGACATTGCAGATGTGCAGTTAGCTTCCGAGTCAATGATCGCTAGCCTAACGGAACGAACTGACCAGCAATTAAAGCCAGCGAGAACGGAACGTAAACATAGAAAGCACACCTGTGGCCAGATTAATAGGGAATATGTTGAATAGATTAAGAATTGCATTGGTATCCTAACCATCCATTTCTTGGAAATAATTGGGCATCTCCGATCGAGTTGTACTGTTTAGTTTCCATCTTCTCTCCCATTTTCCTCGCCACTTTCTTTTGCACTAGACGTGCAATGACCCCCCCACTCACAATTTTCCctgcttctgttgctgatTCTGTCCATGTGGCCGCCTTGAACgctaatttaaattgatttatttattttcgccgCACAAAATTGACATTTAGCCAAAGTGAAAAGGGGAAATGGCCCGCGAAATTCTTGGGCCATGTTGATGCTGTTTTCTAGTGTTTTTTAGTTTCAGTATtagttttcacttttaatttgcgGCCGATAGAACACTTATAAATCAAGTCGAGCTAAAAGTAATAATCATAATGTTGCTGATAAGATTAAATTTATCGTTCGCTAAACGCAATTATTGGCCTGGCGAGCGAAGTGATTTCGCAATAAGTACCATCATGGATGATTATCGATTATTCACCAACTAATTGGCGGTGCGATTAAATGTATTCCATTTTAATCCATTCCAGATGGCTCCTCCATCATACAGCGATTTGGGCAAACAGGCTCGCGACATCTTCAGCAAAGGCTACAACTTTGGCCTGTGGAAGCTCGATCTGAAGACCAAGACCTCGTCGGGCATCGAGTTCAGCACAGCCGGCCACTCCAACCAGGAGTCTGGAAAGGTCTTCGGCTCCCTGGAGACCAAGTACAAGGTCAAGGATTACGGTCTGACCCTCACCGAGAAGTGGAACACAGACAACACGCTGTTCACCGAGGTTGCTGTCCAGGATCAGCTCCTCGAGGGTCTGAAGCTGTCCCTGGAGGGCAACTTCGCTCCCCAGTCTGGGTAAGAACGAAGCTATTactcatattattattatttcatattattaaatagtTAATTCCTAGCTTGCTTACCATAAATTGTGATTTGCCTGATTACTAACTTGTATTATGTTTCATCTCCGCCAGAAACAAGAACGGCAAGTTCAAGGTTGCCTACGGCCATGAGAACGTCAAGGCCGATTCGGATGTGAACATTGACCTGAAGGGCCCCTTGATCAATGCTTCTGCCGTGCTTGGCTACCAGGGATGGTTGGCCGGCTACCAGACCGCATTTGACACACAACAGTCCAAGCTGACCACCAACAACTTTGCCCTTGGCTACACCACCAAGGACTTTGTTCTGCACACAGCTGTGTAAGTATTACACCTGGCACCTAAATCATTCCAAACTAATGGTTTCCTTCTACTGTTTAGCAACGATGGCCAGGAGTTCAGCGGCTCGATCTTCCAACGCACTTCGGACAAGCTGGATGTGGGTGTGCAGCTGTCGTGGGCCAGCggcaccagcaacaccaagTTCGCCATCGGCGCCAAATATCAGCTGGATGACGATGCCAGCGTGCGCGCCAAGGTGAACAACGCCAGCCAGGTGGGTCTGGGCTACCAGCAGAAGCTGCGCGACGGAGTCACCCTGACCCTGTCCACGCTGGTCGATGGCAAGAACTTCAACGCCGGCGGCCACAAGATCGGTGTTGGTCTGGAGCTGGAGGCCTAAGTCCTTGGTTTTCCGCCAGTCGTGGAATCCTTGAACGTTGTCTAACATCCCCACacgcccaacaacaacaataacaacagcagccagaCAAGTGCAGTAACAACAAgatcaaacaaaataaaagatacGATAttcttcaaaaaaaaaaaatacaacacaCAGTCAAATATAAAGAGAATCTGCACATCTTAACGATTCGATTGGATCAGTTGTCAGCCGGCCATCTCCACATCCGCCCACTCCCTGCCGCCCAGCCACCCGAATCTGCAGGAGAGACACTGCCAACAAACGATGCAGGGGGATGGGTGGTGCAATCGATGGGTCGGTCAGTCCGTCGTCGTTGGATGTAGCTTTGATTAGTGCATTGAAAATTAGCGAAATTGTTGTTGGCAAAAGTGCagtaaaaatacatttacctattaaaacaaaaaacaaaatggaaaaggaatATTATGGCTCAAAAGAGATTGCATTTTTTTCAGTTCTCAAGGCTTTAGGGATTGCCTTTAAAATCTTGCGGCGAAACTAGGACACACATAACACCAAACCCCACATCCTTATTACCCATCTTAACCTATTCGTTGTGCATTTACCTGAGAAATAAATCGAGAAGAAATGAAACAACTTGGTTGCAGAGTTGGTGGTGAAAGGCTTGGGAGAAGTCTTACCTTTTCTAATGATTTAAACTACAACGGACAATCTTTATGACAAGATGGTACTTTGTACTAATCCTAAGTTCTGTATATTTGATACACTTCACTTTCTCGGCTAGGCACAGGACTCCATGCGTTTCAGTTCACAGGTCTCTGTCCTAAAACTCGACACTGTTCAGGCagcaatatatataaattttcgGCTAATCGAGGCTGTTGAACAGTAGACACaaaaaatttcgaaatcaGTCGGCCCTTATATACCGTACCACCTCTTCATACCGCCCACAATGGCCAAAACCACGCCGACATACCCCGACCTGGGCAAGCTGGCCCGCGATCTCTTCAAGCGCGGCTACCATCCGGGCATCTGGCAGATCGACTGCAAGACGCTGACCAATTCGGGCATCGAGTTCTTCACCACCGGCTTCGCCAGCCAGGACAACAGCAAGGTGACTGGCTCTCTGCAGAGCAAGTACAAGATGGAGGATCAGGGCCTGACCCTCACCGAGCGATGGAACACGGACAACTGGCTCTTTGGCGAGATTATGCATCGGGATAAGTTGGCCCAGGGCCTGATGCTGGCCGTCGAGGCCAAGTTTCAGCCGGGATCAAAGTGCGTTGGGGGGTTATGTTCTATTGGGGGGGATTTGTAGTATCCTTAGTATCatcaacaatattttaatatttctataCAACTGGTTGATAGCGAGGCGGATGGCAAGTTCAAGATGGGCTATGCCCATGAGAACTTCAACTTCCTGGCCGACATTGGGCTGAACTCGGAGCCGATACTCAACTGCTCGCTGGTTGTGGGCCACAAGGAGTTCCTCGGCGGCGTGGGCACCGAGTTTGATGTGGGCAACACCGAACTCAAGGGCTGGAAGGTGGCCCTTGGCTGGACGAACGAAACAGCCACCCTCCATGGCGAGCTGTAAGTACCAAAAAGGGGAGATGGGAGTTACCAGGACCTCTTCCTAAGCCATTTTCCAACTTGCAGGAAGAACGGAGACTCCTGGCTGGCCTCGCTGTTCTACAAGGCGAGCGAGAAGATCGATGCCGGTGTCGAGGTGACCAAAGgagccggcggaggaggcaACGCCGATGCGCCAGAGGGCGAACAGCAGGGCGGAGATGTGGTCGTCAATCTGGGCATGATCTATCATTTGGAGGAAGACGCCCTCATTCGCGCCAAGATCAACAACCTGGTGGAGCTGGGCCTGGGCTATGAGCAAAAGCTGCGCGAGGGCATCGTCGCCTCCATATCCGCCGTGCTTGATTGCAACAACTTCAAGGATGGAAACCATCGGTTCGGCGTGGGCATTGCCCTCCAGTGCTGATGTGGCTGTGAATCACTCaacgatttcaatttccaaattGGTTTCTCTTTATTCAAATGacaaatatatttcgtttttccgCAACTATCTGAGTAATTCTTCAAACTAGTAAGGAAATCAACCCAAAGatcatcaaaataaaataaattaaattatattttgatcACATCTGCTTTGATATTGTTATCAAATTtctaaattatatatatttcatatattttcatcATATTTCTAAAGTACCCCAAAATTTCaagtgttaaataaaatatcaattttATTCTTGTACCTTTTATACGGCACAATGCCCATGAGAAACCGGATACGGAACTTGTTCAGGAGGAACAAACGAAAGCGCTTAGCATCCGAATACCAGGAACCCCATGATGAGGATAGGGGCAATGCCCAGGACACGGGCAATGCAGAAGACTCTCAGGAGGAGAACAAGGTGGAGATTCTGCCGCCTCCAGCGATGGAGGGTGAGATGCCCACCTACTTCCACGTGGGTCTGCTGGCCAAGATGTGTCTCACCCACGGCTACACCATTGGACGCTGGAAGATGCAGTGCACCTCGAAGACGGAGAAGGACTTCTATCTGAGCAGCTTCGGCGAGGGTTATCCGACCTGGAACTCTGTCTACGGCGGACTGGAGGCGTACAAAGAGCTTGGCTCCTTTTACACATCCCTCGCCTGGTTGTCGGATGGAAACGTGCTATCAGATCTTGGGGCACATGGTAATGGGCTGGGCGGGACATGGTTCACCACAGTGAAGTCTATGGTCAGCGCTGGTCAGACTGAGGGGTAAGTGGGAGTTGCCCTACAGGATATTTTCGACTTCGTAAGAAGGGTTTGTGTCCTTTAAGGGCAATAttcaaactaaactaaaatgTAAACGCATTTTAATCTTTAGCCGATGCAAATTGCAATGCAAGCTGAAGTGTGGCTTCGATCGAAATcctggaaaagtggaaattaaTATTCCCCTATATAGGGAACCTTTATTAATGGGCTACATTATGATGGAGCCGGCTAAGAACTTTTTGTTGGGCTACCGCACGGTGTTCAATGTGGAGGATAGGGACTTCATTATGCACGCCTTCTGCGGAGGATATAGCAACGATGCCACGGAAGTCGGACTGAAATTGTAGGTTACTTTTATAGTAGCTTCCTCCATCTCCAACATCTGTATATTTTAGGGAGAATTTCAAGACGATCCGAGGATCGATATTCCAGCGCCTTGGTGAAAAGTGGGCTGTGGCAATGAAGGCCAACCTGTATGGAAACGTGAGTGCCAAGAGTATCACCATTGGAGGTCAGTACGAATGGGAACCTGGAACGCTGCTGAAGGCCAAGGTACGAGGAGATACCCGCTTGGGGTTCATCTTTCAGAGAAAACTCCGCGAAGACATCGAAGTCCTGTTCCACGTTGGCTTCGAGGGAAACGATCCCATTAATGGGAAGCACAAGTACGGCGCATCCTGGTACTTTAATGTGTAGGATGGCTGGCTAAAATACGTTTGTATTTCTTTTACAAGATATTTAACGCCGTTTGTAATTTTCAACCTAAGAAAATGTCAAACTCTTTGCCTTTTATGGAAATAAACATCCATTTGAGCAAATCAGTAGTTTTTGTTTAAGGTGTCAGATCGATCATTTCgccaaaattttaaatttataccaaattttttgctatttttttaaCGTGTTTTAAAATGACCAATATGAAGCAACGGCTGCGCAACTTGTTCCGCCGGAACAAAATGCGCACCCGAGCCACCACAGTACCGAATAAAAAGGAGGCTCCGGAGCCAGCGCAGCAGGAGCCGAACAAGAAGTCGGGTAAACAGGATGCCTCCAAGCAGGAGCCACCTAAGGAGGAAGAGTCCGAACAGCCAGCCAAGGATGTCGACGTAGAGATAATACCCACGCCACCGGCAGAGGGCGAAATGCTCACCTACTTCCATGTGGGCGCCTTGGCGAAGGATTGCCTCATCAATGGTTTCAAGATCGGCGCCTGGCAGATGCAGTGCACCACGCGAACGGACTCGGACTTCTACCTGAGCACCTTCGGCGAAGGATATCCCACCATGAGGAACGTCTTTGGCGGCGTGGAGGTGTTCAAGGAAGTGGGCAACTACAGCACGTCCCTCGGCTGGTTCACCAGCAATGATCTTGTCTCGGAGATCGGGGTGCGCGGCATGAGCTTTGGCAGTCGGCTGTATGGACTGCTCAAGTCCACAATTGGCACGAAAGACGAGTGAGTGTGTTCTATTTGTTGAACTATTTCGAATAAAAATGAGAATTAACCCTTTAGAGTCACGTTTCAAACGAAGCTGAAGTGCGGTTTGGAGCGCGATCCCGTGAAGGTGGAACTGGTGGTGCCGCTGTGCAACGAACCCCTATGTTTGGGCTATGTCATGTTGGCGCCTTTGGAGAACTGGGTGCTGGGATATCGAACGGAGTACAACTGTGACCAAAAGGGATTCGATAAGCACGCCCTGTGCCTGGGCTTCAATAATGGGAGGACCGAAGTGGGTCTAAAGCTGTAGGTGCTCCAATAACatctattatatatatatacccaaAGCCccattattatattttacttgTAGTGAGAATTTCGAGAACCTGCGAGGATCGATATTTCAAAGGATCGGCGAAGCCTGGGCCTTTGCCATAAAGGCGAACCTCTACAGCTCGGAAAATGTGAAACAGTTTGCCATTGGACTTCAGTACGACTTCCAGAATGGCACCTTGGTGAAAGCCAAGCTGCGGGAGGACTCCAGACTTGGGTTCGTCTACCAGTCGAAGATTGGGACAAACATCGATGTTGGCTATCACGTGGCCTTTGATGGGGCAGACCCCATTGGTGGAGCCCATAGGATTGGTGTATCCTGGGGTTTTCACTGTTGAAAAGAACGTGTACTGTGGAccttttaaatttgattttactaTACATGATAAATAAACCTAAGATCTTTTTATGCAACGTGTTGTTGGAACTCATTTCATCATGGTTCTGCTATGTTTccgttttaattgaaactaaTACTTAGGCTTtcaaatattatgtttttttttaagatgtaaaatttttaaaaggatTTAAAATTAACCGCTGCAACAGTAATTGGGAATAccccaaatgaaaatagaGTGGCTGCGCTGCATAGAATGAATTTTAGAGACAGAAACTGCGGCCACACTGCGCTCTGTGACATCTCTATTCATCGATTATTCTGTCTCTTTTTCTTCATACGAAAAAATAGTTCAACTGTTCAGACGTGTTTAGATATCGTGATGaaataaggcaaaaagtaGCGTATTCCGAGTGTTTTCGTGCGTATGCAAATAGATATTTGCATTGCCCAACCGTTTTAATTAGTTATCGTGGCGAAAACGGCGTTTTAAACGCgaaaatcaaagcaaaaagTGTCAGTTCTCGGAGGCTACAAAGTAggtaagaaataaaaatggcgTCACAtgccaacacacacaaacacactaaTACACACCAACTAATGCGCACATTTTTCCCATTCGTGCCCTTTGTTCTTTTAAATCAGGGGCTGAATTCGCAAAAACCCAAAGGTAAGTtcaggtaaaaaaaaaaagaaattagcaAAGAACCAAGAGAGGGAGATTGTGGGAGTGCCATGTCGGAGGCCATGAGTGCTCCGCCGCCTCTGATTCCGCAGCTGCAGGaaatgcagcaacagcagcagcagggcggTAATCCCGCCCAGCTTGCCCAGCAGTGGAGCAACTACGCCTGGTATGCGAACCAAAATGCCGCCTACCAGCAGCAGTATCAGCAGTACTACCAGTATTACATGCgataccagcagcagcagcaacagcaggtaACCTCGACGGTCAGTGCGTCAAATGCGCCGCCTGGCTTCAGTAATGCGCTGGCGGCACCGCCACCCCTACCCTCGGGACCGCCCCCTCCGCCGCCACCGAAAATCGGTCAGCCCCCTGGCCAAaacaagcaacagcagcagcagcaacaacaacagcagcagcaaaagaaTTTCGGGGGTATAcgctttaatttgaatttaaatcaaaagCGTTTGGCCGGTGGCCCTAATcccctgcagcagcagcaacaacaacaacaacaacagcagcagcaacaacaacagcagcatcaacaacaacaacagcagcagcaacaggtcATGCAAATGTACAATAACAATATCAacagtaacagcaacagcaacaagaagaAGCGCaagcgcaacaacaaaaacaagaattttGAGCAATCAGCATATAGCAATCCGTTCGCCAATCAAGTCCCTGCCACACCCTTagctccaccgccgcccatcATCAGCGCCAGCGATGTAGGTGTGCCAATCACTCCGGACTTGAGCAAACCTCCACCACCAT
This genomic stretch from Drosophila teissieri strain GT53w chromosome 2L, Prin_Dtei_1.1, whole genome shotgun sequence harbors:
- the LOC122615134 gene encoding voltage-dependent anion-selective channel; this encodes MTNMKQRLRNLFRRNKMRTRATTVPNKKEAPEPAQQEPNKKSGKQDASKQEPPKEEESEQPAKDVDVEIIPTPPAEGEMLTYFHVGALAKDCLINGFKIGAWQMQCTTRTDSDFYLSTFGEGYPTMRNVFGGVEVFKEVGNYSTSLGWFTSNDLVSEIGVRGMSFGSRLYGLLKSTIGTKDEVTFQTKLKCGLERDPVKVELVVPLCNEPLCLGYVMLAPLENWVLGYRTEYNCDQKGFDKHALCLGFNNGRTEVGLKLENFENLRGSIFQRIGEAWAFAIKANLYSSENVKQFAIGLQYDFQNGTLVKAKLREDSRLGFVYQSKIGTNIDVGYHVAFDGADPIGGAHRIGVSWGFHC